The DNA sequence GCGCAACACGGCCATGTGCGCGGTCGCCAGGCCCACGAAGGCCGCCTGCCAGTCCGCCTCGTCGATCTCCCACAACCGCCTGCCGTGCCACCAGCCGCCGATCGGGGCGACGACGTCGTCCACGCCGCCGAGCCGGTCGACCATGGTCGCGACGAGCGCCTCCGCGCCCGCGAAGTCGGTGTAGTCGTGCTCGAACAGGTGCAGGCGCGCGGTTGCGGCCTCGCCGAGCAGTAGGCGGAACTCCTCCGCCCGCTCCTTGCTGCGTGTGGGCACCACCACCTGCGCGCCCGCCGCGAGATAGGAGCGCACGGCGCCTTCCCCGACCCCTCCGGTGCCGCCGGGGATCAGGACTCGCCGACCGGAGAGGTCGGGATGAGGGATGCTGTCGGACATCAGGATGCTCCTTCGGCCAAGTCGGGGTCGGCAGCAGATCCCGCCGACTCCTCGCGTTGGGCTATCCAACGTTGGCTGGCCCAACGTAACACTGATCGGTTGGGGCGGCCAACGTTTATAGTGAGTCCATGGGTGATGCGAACGACGACCTCCAGCCACCGGCACGACTGCGGGCACTCACGAGCTGGCAGGCGAGCAGGGTCTCCACGATCGGGGCCCGCATGACGGCGCGGTACATGCCCCTGACGGCGCGCTCCGACTTCGCCGTCCTCGCCGCACTGGAGGAGTACGGCGCGCTCAGCCAGGCCGATCTCGGCAGGCGGCTCGGCCTCGACCGCAACGACGTCAGCGGCATCGTGACCCGGCTCCAGACCGGTGGTCACCTCGACCGCCAGGCCGATCCAGGCGATCGACGCCGCAACCTCGTCACCATCAACCAGGCCGGCAGGCGCTATCTCGAACAGATCCAGCGGAACGCGGACAAGGCCCAGGCCGAACTGCTGTCGAGCCTGGACGAGGACGAGCGCGGGCAACTCCACGCGCTCCTGGTGAAGGCCCTGGAAGGACACAAGCCCGAACCCGCGTAGCAGGGTCCGGTACGGAGTCCGGTCGCGAACGCCGGCACCGCGCCCGCCGAGGATCTCATCCGGGCAGATCAGCCGACACGGCGGTCTCCTCCAGCCGGTCCACAGAGCTTCCGATCTCGGTCACGCTGCCCTGCTCGCAGCCGAGATCGGTGCGCGGCGGCCCAGATCGGTTCGCAGGGCGGCATTTTGGTCAGCGGCGGGATCCGGCTGGTGGGGCGGGACACGTGGCCGGCCCGGCCCGATTTGCGGGGGCACGCGGATCTTTTCCAAGGCGCGTTTCGAAAACCGCGGTGAGTCCCGCGTTCGCCACTGGGTTCCCCACGCTCGGCGTGGGCTTTTGAGCCCTGCTTTCGACGGCCCAGGTGCAGTTGTGGTGGTGAAACCCGCGCGCGAGGCGTCCCAGGCCCTGAATCCACTGGCTCGGCGTGAAGAAAACTGCCTCAACCTTCTCCCTGGCGGGCCCCTTGCGCCCGGGAATGGTCGCCGGCGGGGGATCGGCGTGCCGGTTGCCGGGGGGGGCTCGGCCGGGTGTGGCCGGGGCGCGCCTCTACCGTCCCGGGA is a window from the Streptomyces luomodiensis genome containing:
- a CDS encoding MarR family winged helix-turn-helix transcriptional regulator, encoding MGDANDDLQPPARLRALTSWQASRVSTIGARMTARYMPLTARSDFAVLAALEEYGALSQADLGRRLGLDRNDVSGIVTRLQTGGHLDRQADPGDRRRNLVTINQAGRRYLEQIQRNADKAQAELLSSLDEDERGQLHALLVKALEGHKPEPA
- a CDS encoding SDR family oxidoreductase, which codes for MSDSIPHPDLSGRRVLIPGGTGGVGEGAVRSYLAAGAQVVVPTRSKERAEEFRLLLGEAATARLHLFEHDYTDFAGAEALVATMVDRLGGVDDVVAPIGGWWHGRRLWEIDEADWQAAFVGLATAHMAVLRAALPHMTRQGAYSIVVGESAHVPIPGSGLVSMEQTALQMMHQVLAVELQGAKRVFLLELGPVATRFVEAVDPAQVTSAQIGAVAVAASASTQPGSLVQLLNRAQAEEALVSLGAAR